The Tubulanus polymorphus chromosome 1, tnTubPoly1.2, whole genome shotgun sequence genome contains a region encoding:
- the LOC141903502 gene encoding suppressor of cytokine signaling 5-like: MSTNKPEKDPDSGSSIDSLRDQIISRRMFADIDEESSAGDEASNSDDNAIASETRSKKMYRFTMSQKRKKNRGEIKEKKSSSNSSSGSGGRKYWFSFKFRKRWTNRLRRSSGSKSAPCDLASADSQLSLDAGCVSTCMGIKKVDEHFPGSGILFTATSSDALESRSSDEESPVHTPKVKLKKASKMKKSKSKSKASTSRLLEIANCPADDSSDHLCAVRARDLENGVEIPPNIPYHSALAGAHDSSLGSAFQRQCVMTTTYPNNGSPLHGAAYSSESQISEYGSLTPQGTYIPHTVHTQVDYIHCLVPDLQNISSCSFYWGVMDRYEAEKLLENKPEGTFLLRDSAQEEFLFSVSFRRYARSLHARIEQWNHKFSFDSHDPGVFSSDTVCELIEHYKDPSCCMFFEPMLTLPMNRTFPFPLQHLCRAVIGTHITYDAINFLPLPKKLKEYLKYYHYKQKVRVRRFEVHS; encoded by the coding sequence ATGTCTACGAACAAACCAGAAAAGGATCCCGATTCGGGAAGCTCCATCGATTCGTTACGTGATCAGATAATATCGCGAAGAATGTTCGCGGATATCGACGAAGAAAGTTCCGCCGGCGATGAGGCGTCGAATTCCGACGATAACGCCATCGCTTCGGAGACTAggtcgaaaaaaatgtatcgtTTCACGATGTCTCAAAAGCGTAAAAAAAACCGCGGcgaaattaaagaaaagaaatcgtCGTCGAACTCTTCGAGCGGAAGCGGCGGGCGCAAATACTggttttcttttaaatttcgaaaaagatgGACCAATCGATTGCGGCGAAGTAGCGGCTCGAAAAGCGCTCCGTGTGATTTAGCGAGCGCCGATTCTCAGTTGAGTTTGGACGCCGGCTGCGTATCGACATGTATGGGCATTAAAAAAGTAGATGAACATTTTCCGGGCTCCGGTATTTTATTCACAGCCACGTCGTCCGACGCGCTCGAATCTCGTTCCTCGGACGAAGAATCGCCGGTTCACACCCCGAAGGTTAAACTCAAGAAAGCgagcaaaatgaaaaaatcaaaatcaaaatctaaaGCCTCGACGAGTAGACTGTTAGAAATCGCGAATTGCCCCGCGGATGATTCATCCGATCATTTATGCGCCGTTCGCGCCCGAGATTTAGAAAACGGCGTCGAAATACCGCCGAATATCCCGTATCATAGCGCTCTAGCCGGCGCGCACGATTCTAGTCTCGGCTCGGCGTTTCAGAGACAGTGCGTCATGACAACTACATATCCGAACAATGGTAGCCCTTTACACGGGGCGGCTTACAGCAGCGAATCTCAGATTAGCGAGTACGGCAGTTTAACCCCGCAAGGCACCTATATTCCGCATACCGTTCACACCCAAGTAGACTATATACACTGCCTGGTGCCCGATCTACAGAATATCAGTAGTTGTAGTTTCTACTGGGGAGTCATGGATCGGTACGAAGCCGAAAAACTGCTCGAAAACAAACCGGAGGGCACGTTTTTATTGCGTGACAGTGCGCAGGAGGAGTTCCTGTTCTCGGTGAGTTTTCGGCGTTACGCGCGGTCGTTGCATGCGCGCATCGAACAGTGGAATCATAAATTCAGTTTCGACTCGCACGATCCCGGCGTGTTCTCGTCGGACACCGTGTGCGAATTGATCGAACATTACAAGGACCCGAGCTGTTGTATGTTCTTCGAGCCGATGCTCACGCTTCCGATGAACCGGACTTTCCCGTTTCCGCTGCAGCACCTGTGTCGCGCGGTGATCGGCACGCATATAACGTACGACGCCATTAATTTTCTGCCGTTGCCGAAAAAGTTGAAGGAATACctgaaatattatcattacaagCAGAAGGTTCGCGTTCGCCGATTCGAGGTTCATTCATAA
- the LOC141912159 gene encoding vesicle transport through interaction with t-SNAREs homolog 1B-like, with protein sequence MSSHKLEELEDDFNLLRNTLNHKINEKLPNASGEERKKLCREAENLLEDAALHIQSMETELKKAPAVYRNQMMSRLRGYRRDIDQTSRQLREAKSNFGSSDRTNLFGDSSETDRWESEERRQRAHLMQGTHALSRASDGIRRAQVISAETDQIGVDIIDELGNQRESLMRTKDRLHETDEGLSKSRRILRKMAMGIITNKVILVILIVLEVAILGGLVYYKWFSK encoded by the exons ATGTCATCGCATAAGCTCGAAGAGCTAGAAGATGATTTCAATCTCTTGAGGAATACACTGAACCACAAAATAAATGAGAAATTACCAAACGCATCCGGAG AGGAGAGAAAGAAATTATGTAGAGAAGCTGAAAATCTATTGGAAGATGCTGCATTACAT ATCCAGTCGATGGAAACAGAATTAAAGAAGGCACCAGCTGTATACAGGAACCAAATGATGAGTCGATTGCGCGGCTACAGACGAGATATTGATCAAACCTCCAGACAGTTG cgAGAAGCAAAGAGCAACTTCGGTAGTTCTGACAGAACAAATTTATTCGGAGATAGTTCAGAAACTGATCGTTGGGAG TCAGAAGAACGAAGACAACGTGCCCATTTAATGCAAGGGACTCACGCGTTGAGTCGTGCATCAGATGGAATCCGGAGAGCTCAGGTTATATCAGCTGAAACTGATCAGATAGGCGTCGATATCATCGATGAATTAGGCAATCAAAGAGAATCACTGATGCGTACGAAAGATAGG CTCCATGAAACCGATGAAGGTTTATCTAAAAGTAGAagaattttaagaaaaatggcCATGGG aatcATCACCAATAAGGTTATACTCGTCATATTGATAGTTTTAGAAGTAGCTATCTTAGGAGGATTAGTCTACTACAAGTGGTTCAGCAAATAA
- the LOC141901481 gene encoding kelch domain-containing protein 3-like — MFVWTVHLEGGPRRVNHAAVAIEEKIYSFGGYCTGEDYEKTRPMDIHILDSVSYRWKSLPIPNRKDPHYSDVPYQRYGHTAVAYKECAYVWGGRNDSQGACNILYCFDTVALKWSKVSVSGTIPGARDGHSACILNHKMYIFGGYEEWLDRFSNEVHSFDFATKTWMNLHSAGSPAQWRDFQSGSAIGDTMYIFGGRSDRAGPWHTNNEVYCNKIQAFRSLSQNWFEPETTGQAPFGRRSHSAFVHNGMIYIFGGYNGLHDLHFNDLYRYNAETSEWSLVKVKGQGPCPRRRQCCCVIKDRVFLFGGTSPCTDSSEGTEFNLMDHSDLYVLDMAPSLKTLCQLVVLEHNLDTSNLPHDIRWELTAMTTNNTISRPLNSSG; from the exons ATGTTTGTCTGGACAGTGCATCTAGAAGGTGGCCCGCGAAGGGTCAATCATGCGGCTGTTGctatcgaagaaaaaatatattcattcggAGGTTATTGCactggagaagattatgaaaaaaCCCGACCGATGGACATCCATATTTTAGACTCTG TTTCGTATCGTTGGAAAAGTTTACCGATACCAAACAGAAAAGATCCCCACTATTCAGATGTACCGTACCAGAGATATGGCCATACTGCTGTTGCATACAAAGAATGCGCATACGTTTGGGGTGGTAGAAATGACAGCCAGGGTGCTTGTAATATCCTTTATTGTTTTGATACAG TTGCTTTAAAGTGGAGTAAAGTTTCAGTGTCCGGCACTATACCTGGTGCTAGGGACGGCCATTCTGCGTGCATTCTTAATCATAAAATGTACATATTTGGAGGCTATGAAGAATGG CTTGATCGTTTTTCCAACGAAGTACATTCATTTGATTTTGCCACAAAAACTTGGATGAACCTACACTCTGCG GGATCCCCAGCGCAATGGCGAGATTTTCAATCTGGTTCAGCAATCGGTGACACTATGTATATATTCGGTGGACGAAGCGATAGAGCCGGACCGTGGCATACAAACAATGAGGTCTACTGCAATAAGATACAGGCGTTTCGATCTTTAAGTCAAAACTGGTTCGAACCGGAGACGACCGGACAAGCTCCTTTCGGTCGAAGAAGTCATTCCGCCT TTGTCCATAATggaatgatttatatatttggtgGTTATAACGGCTTGCATGATTTGCATTTCAATGATCTTTATCGCTATAATGCTG AAACCAGTGAATGGAGCTTAGTTAAAGTAAAAGGACAAGGCCCTTGTCCTCGTAGACGTCAGTGTTGTTGTGTTATTAAGGACAGAGTCTTTCTGTTTGGTGGAACGAG tcCATGTACTGACTCGTCTGAAGGTACAGAATTTAATCTGATGGATCATTCGGATCTGTACGTTTTAGATATGG CCCCCAGTCTCAAAACTTTATGCCAGCTAGTTGTTTTAGAGCATAATCTAGATACTTCCAACTTACCTCATGATATCAG GTGGGAACTGACTGCTATGACTACGAATAATACAATTAGTCGTCCACTCAATTCATCTGGTTGA